From the genome of Actinomycetota bacterium, one region includes:
- a CDS encoding SDR family oxidoreductase has translation MAQTRGTGRVALVTGAGRGIGRATALMLSARGDRVMGVSRSEEELAALAREAPIETFAGSVATQDGCQRIVEETRERLGPIAVLVSNAGIGSYHERVIWEQDPEVWRGSLAVNLDAAFHLIRLSAPDMIGAGWGRIVIVSSTAGQVGGPASSAYTAAKHGVIGLMRSAAQDLIPHGITCNAVCPGWVKTAMADADAATQARATGLTTDEVWEAHARSYAAGRVMQPEEIADVIGFLTSDGATALNGEAITVALGGLW, from the coding sequence ATGGCGCAGACGCGCGGCACCGGACGGGTCGCCCTCGTGACCGGCGCCGGCCGCGGGATCGGCCGGGCGACCGCGCTGATGCTCTCGGCCCGAGGCGATCGGGTCATGGGGGTCTCGCGGAGCGAGGAGGAGCTCGCGGCCCTCGCCCGGGAGGCTCCGATCGAGACCTTCGCGGGGTCCGTCGCGACGCAGGATGGCTGCCAACGCATCGTCGAGGAAACGCGCGAGCGCCTCGGGCCGATCGCCGTCCTCGTGAGCAACGCAGGGATCGGCAGCTACCACGAGCGGGTGATCTGGGAGCAGGATCCCGAGGTCTGGCGGGGCTCCCTCGCGGTCAACCTCGACGCCGCGTTCCACCTGATCCGCCTCAGCGCGCCCGACATGATCGGTGCCGGATGGGGTCGCATCGTGATCGTGAGTTCCACCGCCGGCCAGGTGGGCGGACCGGCGTCGTCGGCCTACACGGCGGCCAAGCACGGGGTGATCGGATTGATGCGGTCGGCCGCCCAGGACCTGATCCCGCACGGGATCACGTGCAACGCCGTGTGCCCCGGATGGGTGAAGACGGCGATGGCCGACGCCGACGCGGCGACGCAGGCGCGGGCGACGGGGCTGACGACCGACGAGGTATGGGAGGCGCACGCGCGCTCCTATGCGGCGGGGCGCGTGATGCAACCCGAGGAGATCGCCGACGTGATCGGATTCCTGACGTCCGACGGAGCGACCGCCCTCAACGGGGAGGCGATCACGGTGGCACTCGGCGGCCTCTGGTAG
- a CDS encoding EamA family transporter, producing MAVAFALITALAWGLLEVLLLRAAKRTTAFVLGLWMSALGVALTLPFAVALEPVPDLSGWAFATVPGVLAVIGSLLYWQALRVGKLSVVSPTVAMNAGLAAVLAVVLLGEELSTPQVVGLGAAVAGVVLASAGRGWGTTGVAWAVPSALVLGFYTIGLALSVERVGVFWAVLAYRVTGVVILGVIVAAQRARARLDPTIRNAVVSAAILDTIGFVSLSYAFSIGSVAVVAVVSAQFSTVAVVLAAIVLHERLLARQWAGVALVLVATAVLSAIR from the coding sequence ATGGCCGTCGCGTTCGCGCTGATCACGGCCCTGGCCTGGGGTCTGCTCGAGGTCCTGCTGTTGCGGGCGGCCAAGCGCACCACCGCGTTCGTCCTCGGGCTCTGGATGAGCGCGCTCGGTGTCGCGCTCACCCTGCCGTTCGCGGTAGCCCTCGAGCCGGTCCCCGATCTCTCGGGATGGGCCTTCGCGACGGTCCCGGGGGTCCTGGCCGTGATCGGCTCGCTCCTTTACTGGCAGGCGCTGCGGGTGGGCAAGCTCTCGGTGGTCTCGCCGACCGTCGCGATGAACGCGGGGCTCGCGGCGGTGCTCGCGGTGGTGCTGCTCGGCGAGGAGCTCAGCACGCCGCAGGTCGTGGGCCTCGGTGCGGCGGTGGCCGGGGTCGTGCTCGCCTCCGCCGGGCGGGGCTGGGGGACCACCGGCGTGGCCTGGGCCGTCCCGTCGGCACTCGTGCTCGGCTTCTACACGATCGGGCTCGCGCTGTCGGTGGAGCGTGTCGGGGTGTTCTGGGCCGTGCTCGCCTACCGCGTGACGGGCGTCGTGATCCTGGGCGTCATCGTGGCCGCCCAGCGCGCCCGGGCGCGGTTGGACCCGACGATCCGCAACGCCGTCGTCTCCGCCGCGATCCTCGACACGATCGGCTTCGTCTCGCTCTCGTACGCGTTCTCGATCGGATCGGTCGCCGTCGTCGCGGTGGTGTCCGCCCAGTTCTCGACCGTCGCCGTGGTCCTCGCCGCGATCGTGTTGCACGAGCGCCTTCTGGCGCGCCAATGGGCCGGTGTCGCGCTCGTGCTCGTGGCGACGGCGGTGCTCTCGGCGATCCGCTGA
- a CDS encoding zinc-binding dehydrogenase: protein MSGATMRAARLHGLEDLRIDQLEVPAPAAGELLVRIEANGVCATDARKYRVGVNDGTYPFNPGHEWVGRVEAVGPEVSGWSIGDRVYGDTYGGYAEFTTIPVDPGPWSCGPTRLPHDVPVERAVFLEPLADCLHAVTDQAQVRDGQRVVVVAAGSMGLQMIAVSTRAGAHVVAVEPQAERRELARAFGAAEDLEPEGWVDVVREDGGADAVIVCAGDPDLVAPAVAACATGGRVVLFAGFGDRPVVPVDVNDLHYREIALVGSEWIGSPPNQRRERYDEAARLLASGELRLEQLVTARCSFDDLEAALIGRSAFRVLKTVFVVTQEAPA, encoded by the coding sequence GTGAGCGGTGCCACGATGCGCGCGGCCCGGCTGCACGGGCTCGAGGACCTCCGGATCGACCAGCTCGAGGTGCCGGCGCCCGCCGCCGGCGAGCTGCTCGTGCGCATCGAGGCCAACGGCGTCTGCGCGACCGACGCCCGTAAGTACCGCGTGGGGGTGAACGACGGGACCTATCCGTTCAACCCCGGCCACGAGTGGGTGGGCCGGGTGGAGGCCGTCGGCCCCGAGGTATCGGGATGGTCGATCGGTGACCGTGTCTACGGCGACACCTACGGCGGCTACGCCGAGTTCACGACGATCCCCGTCGACCCCGGGCCGTGGTCGTGCGGGCCGACGCGGCTGCCCCACGACGTTCCTGTCGAGCGGGCGGTGTTCCTGGAGCCGCTTGCCGACTGCCTGCATGCCGTGACCGATCAAGCCCAGGTGCGCGACGGTCAGCGCGTGGTCGTCGTCGCGGCCGGCTCGATGGGGTTGCAGATGATCGCCGTATCGACCCGGGCCGGTGCGCACGTGGTGGCGGTGGAACCGCAGGCCGAGCGGCGTGAGCTCGCTCGAGCCTTCGGCGCCGCCGAGGATCTCGAGCCCGAGGGGTGGGTCGACGTCGTGCGCGAGGACGGGGGCGCCGATGCGGTGATCGTGTGCGCGGGTGACCCGGATCTCGTCGCTCCCGCGGTGGCGGCGTGCGCCACGGGTGGGCGGGTGGTGCTCTTCGCCGGGTTCGGCGATCGCCCGGTGGTGCCGGTCGACGTCAACGACCTGCATTACCGCGAGATCGCCCTCGTCGGGAGCGAGTGGATCGGATCGCCGCCGAACCAGCGTCGCGAACGGTACGACGAGGCAGCGCGGCTCCTGGCCTCGGGGGAGCTGCGGCTCGAGCAGCTCGTGACCGCCCGATGCTCCTTCGACGATCTGGAGGCCGCCCTGATCGGGCGCTCGGCGTTCCGCGTCCTCAAGACCGTGTTCGTCGTGACCCAGGAGGCGCCGGCGTGA